The following proteins are encoded in a genomic region of Pyrus communis chromosome 11, drPyrComm1.1, whole genome shotgun sequence:
- the LOC137708654 gene encoding myb-related protein 306-like codes for MGRPPCCDKEGVKKGPWTPEEDISLVSYIQEHGPGNWRAVPTNTGLHRCSKSCRLRWTNYLRPGIKRGNFTDHEEKMIIHLQALLGNRWAAIASYLPQRTDNDIKNYWNTHLRKKLIKLQAAGGGTEGLHSKDQGNSNSSSQAISRGQWERRLQTDIHMARQALRDALSPEKPLALSSDLNPADGFSISNLKKPTLDQSSNSTYASSTENISRLLKGWMKNPPKKSARLTNLANNQTDYQHYSSSEGTTSVANTANSGNVELSDTFESLFGFESSNSDLSPSTSPEASLFQGESKPDLTSDQLPLSFLEKWLFDEGAAAAAAAALGKYHFFSDMVIPDHGNANIF; via the exons ATGGGGAGGCCTCCTTGCTGTGACAAAGAAGGGGTCAAGAAAGGACCTTGGACTCCTGAAGAAGACATCAGTTTAGTCTCTTACATTCAAGAACATGGTCCTGGAAATTGGAGGGCTGTTCCTACCAACACAG GGCTGCATAGATGCAGTAAAAGTTGCAGGCTTAGATGGACTAATTACCTCAGGCCAGGGATCAAGCGTGGTAACTTTACTGACCATGAGGAGAAGATGATCATCCACCTTCAAGCTCTTTTGGGCAATAG ATGGGCTGCAATAGCTTCATACCTTCCTCAGAGAACTGACAATGACATTAAAAACTATTGGAACACACACTTGAGGAAGAAGCTGATCAAGCTCCAAGCTGCAGGAGGAGGCACTGAAGGCCTTCACTCTAAAGATCAAGGAAACAGTAATTCTTCCTCACAGGCAATATCCAGAGGACAATGGGAGAGGAGGCTTCAAACAGACATCCACATGGCCAGGCAAGCTCTCAGAGATGCCCTTTCCCCAGAAAAGCCACTGGCTTTGAGTTCTGATTTGAATCCCGCAGATGGGTTTTCGATTTCGAACCTGAAAAAACCAACCCTAGATCAATCAAGCAATTCTACTTATGCTTCAAGCACTGAGAACATTTCAAGATTGTTGAAAGGTTGGATGAAAAACCCACCAAAGAAATCAGCTAGGTTAACCAACTTGGCTAATAATCAGACAGATTATCAGCATTATTCATCTAGTGAGGGAACCACATCTGTGGCAAATACTGCTAATAGTGGCAATGTTGAGTTATCTGATACATTTGAGTCTCTGTTCGGTTTTGAGTCCTCGAATTCCGATTTGTCTCCATCCACGTCGCCGGAGGCCAGTCTATTCCAGGGCGAAAGCAAGCCGGATCTTACCAGCGACCAGTTGCCGCTGTCGTTTCTTGAGAAGTGGCTGTTTGATGAaggtgctgctgctgctgctgctgctgctctaGGGAAATACCACTTCTTTAGTGATATGGTGATACCAGATCATGGAAATGCTAACATTTTCTGA